Proteins encoded together in one Streptomyces umbrinus window:
- a CDS encoding nucleic acid-binding protein, with the protein MAYDYPDDLLKAQRDLHVVRADLAALFKALPYSVEPMEAWARPEGYWLSTSPAHPDSRGWTDSEQRQVAQLRERERELAPTIVTHGFWNEVAEPERPDARSGLRHAVLAAAAAPGSGEQEA; encoded by the coding sequence TTGGCGTACGACTATCCCGACGATCTTCTCAAAGCGCAGCGCGACCTCCACGTGGTGCGCGCCGACCTAGCCGCCCTGTTCAAGGCGTTGCCGTACAGCGTGGAGCCGATGGAAGCCTGGGCGAGGCCTGAGGGCTACTGGCTCTCCACGTCCCCCGCCCACCCGGACTCTCGCGGCTGGACGGATTCGGAACAGCGGCAAGTCGCCCAACTGCGCGAGCGGGAACGCGAACTGGCCCCCACGATCGTCACCCACGGTTTCTGGAATGAGGTCGCCGAACCGGAACGCCCGGACGCTCGCAGCGGTCTCCGGCATGCAGTCCTGGCGGCGGCCGCGGCCCCGGGCAGCGGGGAGCAGGAGGCGTAG
- a CDS encoding lanthionine synthetase C family protein — protein sequence MPDSLLQMKSARPWTSILSAGQQSAALFVAQDVVGRVTDHRILMETLAAAHHQTQYPDSIVWQPHGLASGNAGIAVVCSYVDQYLPNKGWDAVGHEFLVASTRAAQRSPQLSSGLFAGLSGLAFAVHSLSRDGERYRRLLSALDQDLVPRTASIAAQLRRDATGMPVSAFDVVSGASGIAAYLLARDPYRLLPDLLTALVQLAAPTDGIPRWATPPEFLLNDPIRDSFPSGCLNCGLAHGIPGPLAVLSLALRAGHEVPGQAEAISSLAGWLVAHQVHDAWGAAWPAALPLAPPTGPPLPVGGSRRARSAWCYGGPGVARALWLAGEALEDSGWRRLAVEAIASVLRSPVSQRHVDSSTFCHGVSGLLHIVLRFAHDTGDDVLVDGARTLVDQLLRAYEHDRPFGYADLEPGGNSVDRADLLSGASGVAMVLHAAATGAEPVWDRMFLLS from the coding sequence GTGCCGGATTCCCTTCTCCAGATGAAGTCCGCTCGTCCCTGGACAAGCATCCTCAGCGCGGGACAGCAAAGTGCAGCGCTGTTCGTTGCCCAGGACGTCGTCGGGCGTGTCACCGACCATAGAATCCTGATGGAGACGCTGGCCGCTGCACATCACCAGACACAGTATCCAGACTCGATCGTTTGGCAACCACACGGGCTTGCCAGTGGTAACGCCGGGATCGCCGTAGTGTGCTCCTACGTCGATCAGTATCTGCCGAACAAGGGCTGGGACGCGGTCGGCCACGAATTCCTCGTCGCCAGCACGCGCGCCGCGCAGCGGTCCCCGCAGCTCAGTTCTGGCCTCTTTGCCGGTCTGAGCGGCCTTGCGTTCGCAGTACACTCGCTCAGCCGGGACGGCGAGCGTTACCGACGCTTGCTATCCGCCCTCGACCAGGATCTTGTGCCCCGCACGGCTTCGATCGCGGCGCAACTTCGGAGGGATGCCACCGGCATGCCGGTAAGCGCCTTTGATGTGGTCTCCGGGGCAAGCGGCATTGCGGCCTACCTCCTGGCACGAGACCCGTACCGCCTTCTGCCAGACCTCCTCACGGCTCTGGTCCAGCTAGCCGCACCGACGGATGGCATCCCTCGTTGGGCCACCCCGCCCGAATTCCTCCTCAACGACCCTATACGCGACTCCTTCCCGTCGGGATGTCTCAACTGCGGTCTTGCACACGGCATACCGGGTCCGCTGGCTGTCCTGTCGCTTGCCCTACGCGCAGGGCACGAGGTGCCCGGGCAGGCCGAAGCCATCAGCAGTCTCGCCGGATGGCTCGTCGCCCATCAGGTCCACGATGCCTGGGGAGCCGCTTGGCCGGCGGCTCTTCCGCTTGCCCCGCCGACAGGGCCACCGCTACCCGTCGGTGGCTCCAGGCGCGCACGCAGCGCCTGGTGCTACGGCGGCCCCGGGGTCGCCCGAGCCCTGTGGCTCGCAGGTGAGGCGCTGGAAGACTCAGGCTGGCGCCGGCTGGCGGTCGAGGCGATCGCAAGCGTGCTCCGGAGCCCAGTCAGTCAGCGGCACGTCGATTCGTCGACCTTCTGCCATGGGGTATCCGGGTTGCTGCACATCGTTCTGCGATTCGCTCATGACACGGGCGACGACGTGCTGGTGGACGGGGCTCGAACGCTCGTCGATCAGCTGCTGAGGGCCTACGAACACGACAGGCCCTTCGGCTACGCGGACTTGGAGCCGGGGGGTAACTCAGTGGATCGGGCAGACCTGCTCAGCGGGGCATCCGGGGTTGCAATGGTGCTGCATGCCGCCGCCACCGGTGCCGAGCCGGTCTGGGACCGGATGTTCCTTCTGTCATGA
- a CDS encoding leucine-rich repeat domain-containing protein, whose protein sequence is MRARASTSPGRIREPESDFTPSGGDTSAPGWRRLLELIDEAAADGREEFRPLTELSPEERRQIITLPPSIAQLTAVKHLVLYSSNLVRIPPQIGAMTNLEESPYTSYRLHWFPYEITRCRKLTRSTVSTRALFGNYKLRSPFPQLQPSLNSVADLDPGNLDPRHWGVTATTAAVSVPVRSSRAHSIRCGSHCA, encoded by the coding sequence ATGCGTGCTCGTGCTTCGACCAGTCCAGGCCGCATCCGCGAGCCCGAGTCGGATTTCACGCCGAGCGGCGGGGACACCTCAGCTCCGGGCTGGCGCCGCCTGCTGGAGCTGATCGACGAGGCCGCCGCCGACGGGCGCGAAGAGTTCCGCCCCCTGACCGAGCTCAGTCCTGAAGAGCGGCGGCAGATCATCACCCTGCCACCGAGCATCGCCCAGCTGACGGCGGTCAAGCACCTCGTGCTCTACAGCAGTAATCTGGTCCGGATCCCGCCCCAGATCGGAGCCATGACCAACCTGGAAGAGTCCCCCTACACCTCCTATCGGCTGCACTGGTTCCCCTACGAGATCACCCGCTGCCGGAAGCTGACCCGCAGCACGGTGAGCACGCGCGCATTGTTCGGCAACTACAAGTTGCGATCGCCGTTCCCACAGCTACAGCCTTCCCTCAACTCCGTCGCGGACCTCGATCCGGGAAACCTGGATCCTCGGCACTGGGGCGTCACCGCCACCACAGCTGCAGTGTCTGTGCCCGTCCGATCGAGCAGAGCGCACTCCATCAGGTGTGGATCTCACTGCGCGTAG
- a CDS encoding lantibiotic dehydratase, which yields MTRNGSGARPHPSSEGYVGRAAGTACTPMYEPLQWVLVRAPLLPVSARCTSTAVTSGGSLLPSDPQVGVAIALASPDLAAALERTRPSSQEAPRLRRKVQRYVTRMSTRPTPFGLFAGVGLLKWAAATDLALAASPPHTRTRPDMAWLLDLVARAERDPAIRAGLRYITHSTVTMHGTRALLPDGPHAGTSIRATKAVRCVLEAARAPTTPAQLANEVLRIPGATPENAAHLVDELCAQGFLLSELHPPLTGGDPASHVRACLAEIPAGQKTACELEALTKELACWDRLALTERAAHWPTLLQRMEQIHPASSDPGRAGKSLLQADMALALQGTGLHATVGAEAAATAELLLRLSPRPTSTQALESYRRAFENRYGPERQVRLLELLDPSTGLGTPYGRITNGGETLGHQERNRLLLTLALQANRDHQTVVELDDEQIACLTTSDPAPENCPLSLDLSLFLTTSSPAALDAGDFQLIVGPNLGAPAAGRGLGRFVELLGPSARAALEEVVQAEQELLPDTVMAELVYAPERARAANVAIRPAIRSHEIVIGSWPGVPTESVVPLQELMVGVRSGRFVVSWPAGGAEVVGLQGHMLNSGMAPVAARFLLDAATDGRCQFMPFSWGPAAGLPFLPRIQRGRSVLSLAQWRLGPVGELGPDFSDRFAGALSTWRMEWGVPRDVYLAVGDNRLLLDLMSPQDVELLREELKGVPSGGSAVVQEALPGPHDAWLPGATGDYLCEIVVPLVQRLTRREAITPASPRPPVEVVEPPSRLRPPGSDWLYLKLYCSLWQQDEVIAGPLQAFGEFATGSGLSDGWYFVRYADPEPHLRIRLHGEPSALIGPLLEQVCLWADDLSAGGMCTKFSFETYEREVERYGGEAGMRAAEAIFTADSPVVGEMLQASKEGLITASMVDLAVISIDDLLDCFGVDPEERARFSYGPFPPCSREGGNAYRERKRALRQVLGCPGAWDAETTRLLRARRLALRPALDLLDSLHSNNLLQCSRTMLHRHYVHLHANRLLGTDRNQERLVLELLRRTRAGLSRAPVEQ from the coding sequence ATGACGAGGAACGGATCCGGGGCCAGGCCGCATCCCAGCAGTGAGGGGTACGTCGGTCGGGCCGCAGGGACGGCGTGCACACCAATGTACGAGCCGCTGCAATGGGTGCTGGTGAGAGCTCCGCTACTGCCCGTAAGCGCCCGGTGTACATCGACGGCGGTTACTTCCGGCGGCTCTCTCCTGCCCAGTGATCCGCAGGTAGGGGTCGCGATCGCGCTCGCAAGTCCCGATCTGGCCGCAGCGCTGGAGAGAACACGCCCGTCGAGCCAGGAAGCACCGCGGCTACGCCGGAAGGTGCAGCGGTACGTCACAAGGATGAGTACCCGGCCCACGCCCTTCGGGCTCTTCGCCGGTGTCGGACTGTTGAAATGGGCCGCGGCGACGGACCTCGCCCTCGCCGCGTCGCCCCCACACACACGCACCCGCCCCGACATGGCGTGGTTGCTCGATCTGGTCGCTCGAGCCGAACGCGACCCCGCCATCCGCGCCGGGCTCCGTTACATCACGCATTCGACGGTCACGATGCACGGCACTCGGGCCCTCCTGCCCGATGGTCCCCATGCCGGCACATCTATTCGCGCCACCAAGGCGGTCCGGTGTGTGCTCGAAGCAGCCCGGGCCCCCACCACACCGGCACAACTGGCGAACGAAGTCCTGCGCATTCCCGGCGCCACGCCCGAAAATGCCGCTCACCTGGTGGACGAGCTCTGCGCTCAAGGCTTCCTCCTCTCAGAACTCCACCCACCTCTCACCGGAGGCGACCCGGCTTCGCATGTACGCGCGTGCCTAGCCGAGATCCCTGCAGGCCAGAAAACGGCTTGCGAACTCGAAGCACTAACGAAGGAGCTGGCCTGTTGGGACCGGCTCGCACTCACCGAGCGAGCCGCGCATTGGCCGACCCTTCTCCAGCGTATGGAGCAGATTCACCCAGCTTCGTCGGACCCTGGTCGGGCTGGCAAAAGCCTCCTGCAGGCCGACATGGCACTCGCTCTTCAAGGCACCGGCTTGCACGCCACGGTGGGTGCCGAAGCAGCCGCCACAGCCGAGCTCCTCCTCCGGCTCAGTCCCCGTCCGACCAGCACGCAGGCGTTGGAAAGCTACCGGCGTGCTTTTGAGAACCGGTACGGGCCCGAGCGTCAGGTTCGACTGCTGGAGTTGCTCGACCCCTCAACGGGGCTTGGAACTCCGTACGGTCGCATCACGAACGGAGGCGAGACACTAGGCCATCAGGAGCGCAACCGACTGCTACTCACTCTCGCCCTGCAGGCCAACCGTGATCACCAAACGGTGGTGGAACTCGACGACGAACAGATCGCCTGCCTAACCACCTCGGATCCCGCCCCCGAGAACTGCCCGCTGTCGCTAGACCTCTCACTGTTCCTCACGACCTCATCTCCTGCAGCCCTCGATGCTGGCGACTTCCAACTCATCGTCGGACCGAACCTCGGCGCACCTGCTGCGGGCCGCGGCCTCGGGCGCTTCGTCGAGCTACTGGGACCTTCCGCGCGCGCCGCGCTGGAGGAGGTCGTACAGGCCGAGCAGGAGCTGCTCCCTGACACGGTGATGGCCGAACTGGTCTACGCACCAGAGCGCGCTCGCGCCGCCAACGTGGCGATCAGGCCCGCGATCCGATCACACGAGATCGTCATCGGCAGCTGGCCAGGTGTGCCGACGGAGAGCGTCGTGCCCCTCCAGGAGCTCATGGTCGGCGTCCGGTCCGGGCGCTTCGTCGTGAGCTGGCCTGCGGGTGGAGCGGAAGTGGTCGGACTTCAGGGACACATGCTCAACTCCGGGATGGCACCCGTCGCCGCTCGCTTCCTGCTCGACGCCGCGACCGATGGCCGCTGCCAATTCATGCCGTTCTCCTGGGGTCCGGCCGCTGGTCTCCCGTTCCTACCTCGGATACAGCGAGGCCGCAGCGTCCTTTCCCTTGCCCAGTGGCGCCTCGGTCCCGTCGGCGAGCTCGGTCCCGACTTCAGCGACCGCTTCGCTGGGGCACTGTCTACGTGGCGAATGGAATGGGGCGTTCCTCGGGACGTCTACCTGGCCGTCGGTGACAACCGTCTGCTCCTCGATCTCATGTCACCGCAGGACGTCGAGCTGCTGCGGGAAGAGCTGAAGGGGGTTCCCTCAGGCGGCTCGGCAGTGGTCCAGGAAGCGCTGCCCGGCCCTCACGACGCGTGGCTGCCTGGAGCGACCGGTGACTACCTGTGTGAGATCGTCGTCCCCCTGGTTCAGCGTCTCACCCGACGCGAGGCCATTACACCCGCGTCTCCACGGCCTCCTGTCGAAGTCGTCGAGCCACCTTCCCGGCTCCGCCCACCAGGCAGCGACTGGCTCTACCTGAAGCTTTACTGCAGCCTCTGGCAGCAGGACGAAGTGATCGCGGGGCCACTGCAGGCCTTCGGGGAATTCGCCACGGGTTCGGGGCTATCGGACGGCTGGTACTTCGTCCGCTACGCCGACCCGGAACCACATTTGCGGATCCGGCTCCACGGAGAACCGTCGGCCCTCATAGGCCCGCTGCTGGAACAGGTCTGCTTGTGGGCGGACGACCTGTCGGCAGGCGGCATGTGCACGAAGTTCTCCTTCGAGACGTACGAACGCGAGGTGGAGCGCTACGGCGGTGAGGCCGGGATGCGGGCGGCGGAAGCCATCTTCACGGCGGACAGTCCGGTCGTCGGCGAGATGCTGCAGGCGAGCAAAGAGGGACTGATCACAGCCAGCATGGTGGACCTCGCGGTGATCAGCATCGATGACCTGCTCGACTGTTTTGGCGTAGACCCGGAGGAGAGAGCGCGCTTCTCCTACGGACCCTTCCCGCCCTGCTCACGCGAGGGCGGCAACGCGTACCGAGAGCGCAAGAGAGCCCTTCGACAAGTGCTCGGCTGCCCCGGTGCCTGGGATGCGGAAACCACTCGGCTGTTGCGGGCCCGGCGTCTGGCACTCAGGCCGGCCCTCGACCTCCTCGACTCGCTGCACAGCAACAACCTGCTGCAGTGTTCACGCACTATGCTGCACCGCCACTACGTCCACCTGCACGCAAACCGCCTCCTAGGTACGGACAGAAACCAGGAGCGTCTGGTTCTCGAACTGCTTCGACGAACGCGCGCAGGCTTGTCCCGCGCTCCCGTCGAGCAGTGA
- a CDS encoding ISL3 family transposase gives MGAAAVEDVLFPGIDVRVTAVHATEERVAVEASSCGQPPACPDCGWPGRRVHSRYVRCVAERPLVGRALVIRLSVRRFFCERASCRRRTFVEQAPDLSERYRRHSVGLRRWMQAVATFLGGRPGERLCRVLQLPTGRTHLLGLLTAPVVPERAPRVLGVDEFAFRKGWRYGTVLVDIEAARVVDVLPDRDAASFATWLREHPGAEIICRDRASAYSSAVREAVPDAQEVADRWHLLHNLSSAVEKTCHQHRSCLRKQAEADRDAEPRRIINPLPPPMLPPTKIAVRTVDRYSDIHRLLGQGHSVSEIARRLHLDRKTVRRFRDTDLDELLASARHGRPKGVLEPFTAYLTERFTDGVTSPTDLFQHERGYQGSDLPVRRYVAGLRTGTVEPARGAIPSPRKITTWIMLPRGTVKLREEEQLLNVRLTCPDIARACDLAWTFHDLLQQRRGHQLLTRIREAERDAPAPILSFAQGLCLDLDAVTAGLTLPWSSGIVEGHVNRIKTIKRAMYGRASLRLLRTRILLRS, from the coding sequence ATGGGGGCTGCTGCGGTCGAGGATGTGCTGTTTCCCGGGATCGATGTGCGTGTCACGGCGGTGCACGCCACAGAGGAGAGAGTCGCTGTGGAGGCGTCGTCGTGTGGGCAGCCGCCGGCCTGTCCGGACTGCGGCTGGCCGGGACGTCGCGTGCACTCCCGGTATGTGCGCTGTGTGGCCGAACGCCCCTTGGTGGGGCGGGCGTTGGTGATCCGGCTCAGTGTGCGCCGCTTCTTTTGCGAGCGGGCGTCTTGCCGTCGGCGGACGTTCGTCGAGCAGGCCCCGGATCTGAGTGAGCGGTATCGCCGTCACAGCGTTGGGCTGCGGCGATGGATGCAGGCCGTCGCTACGTTCCTGGGCGGTCGTCCCGGTGAACGCCTATGCCGGGTCCTGCAGTTACCCACGGGCCGTACCCATCTGCTGGGCCTGCTCACGGCCCCGGTAGTGCCCGAGCGTGCGCCGCGGGTGCTGGGTGTCGACGAGTTCGCCTTCCGCAAGGGCTGGCGCTACGGAACCGTCCTGGTCGACATCGAAGCGGCCCGCGTGGTCGATGTCCTGCCCGACCGGGACGCGGCCTCCTTCGCCACCTGGCTGCGCGAACATCCCGGCGCGGAGATCATCTGCCGGGACCGGGCCAGTGCCTATTCCAGTGCTGTCCGTGAAGCCGTTCCAGATGCCCAGGAGGTCGCCGATCGCTGGCATTTGCTCCACAACCTCTCCTCCGCGGTCGAGAAGACGTGCCATCAACACCGCTCCTGCCTGCGCAAACAGGCCGAAGCCGATCGCGATGCGGAGCCCCGGCGGATCATCAATCCCCTGCCACCGCCGATGCTGCCGCCCACGAAGATCGCTGTCCGCACTGTCGACCGGTACTCCGACATCCATCGCCTGCTTGGGCAGGGGCACTCCGTCTCCGAGATTGCACGGCGACTGCACCTGGACCGCAAGACCGTCCGCCGCTTCCGCGACACCGACCTCGACGAGCTGCTTGCATCCGCACGGCACGGGCGCCCCAAAGGGGTGCTGGAGCCGTTCACCGCCTATCTGACCGAGCGCTTCACCGACGGTGTGACCAGCCCGACCGACCTGTTCCAACACGAGCGCGGCTACCAGGGCAGCGACCTGCCTGTGCGCCGCTACGTGGCCGGGCTCAGGACCGGCACTGTCGAACCTGCCCGCGGCGCTATCCCGAGCCCACGCAAGATCACCACCTGGATCATGCTGCCCCGTGGCACTGTGAAGCTCCGCGAGGAGGAACAGCTCCTCAATGTGCGGCTGACATGCCCCGACATCGCCCGGGCGTGCGACCTCGCCTGGACCTTCCACGACCTGCTCCAACAACGGCGCGGCCACCAGCTGTTGACGCGGATACGCGAAGCCGAGCGCGACGCGCCGGCGCCCATCTTGTCCTTCGCGCAGGGCCTGTGCCTCGACCTCGATGCCGTCACCGCCGGCCTCACCCTTCCATGGAGTTCGGGCATCGTCGAAGGCCATGTCAATCGCATCAAGACGATCAAGCGGGCCATGTACGGACGAGCCTCACTCCGCCTCCTCCGCACCCGCATCCTGCTCCGATCATGA